From Rana temporaria chromosome 5, aRanTem1.1, whole genome shotgun sequence:
CCGAAGGTCGCCAAGTTAGTTTTGGGTGGGCCATTAGCTGGCTTGACAAAGATCTTAGCAGGCAGACCTTCTTCACACAGCGTATTCGCCACACTTTTCTGGTCAGAAAACGGAGCGATCTGAATATTGCCGAAGGTCGCAAAGTTCGTTTTGGGTGGGCCATTAGCTGGCTTGACGGAGATCTTAGCAGGAAGACCTTCACACGGCGTATTCGCCACACTTTTCTGGTCAGAAAACGGAGTGATCTGAATATTGCCGAAGGTCGCAAAGTTAGTTTTGGGTGGGCCATTAGCTGGCTTGACGGAGATCTTAGCAGGCAGAACTTCTTCACACGGCGTATTCGCCACACTTTTCTGGTCAGAAAACGGAGCGATCTGAATATTGCCGAAGGTCGCAAAGTTAGTTTTGGGTGGGCCATTAGCTGGCTTGACGGAGATCTTAGCAGGCAGAACTTCTTCACACGGCGTATTCGCCACACTTTTCTGGTCAGAAAACGGAGCGATCTGAATATTGCCGAAGGTCGCAAAGTTCGTTTTGGGTGGGCCATTAGCTGGCTTGATGGAGATCTTAGCAGGCAGAACTTCTTCACACGGCGTATTCGCCACACTATTCTGGTCAGAAAACGGAGTGATCTGAATATTGCTGAAGGTCGCAAAGTTATTTTCGGGCGGGCTCTCAGCTGGCTTATAGATGTGGGTTTTCTGGTGAAAAATGCAGTTAGCTTGTGACCTGTAGACCTTCCTACAATAGGCACACGGATATCGGCTGCCCTTCTCGGAAAGGTCGTGAGAACGGAGGTGCAGGAGCAGCAGCGATCTGGAGCTGAAGGTTTTGGTGCAGTGCTTACACATGAACGGCCTGTAGCTCTTGTGTTCGCGTCTATGGAGGTATAATTCGACCAGTTTGCGGAAGACCTGTCCACACCGGCGGCACGTGAACCTGATCTGGTGGGACTTTCTGTGTCTTCTGAATGATTCCCGGTATCGAAAccgctttttacattttttgcactttatccgTTTGCCTTTTTCAACTGGTTCAAATTCTACAGGATGTTCATTCCTGACTTTCAAAGTTTGTTCGCTGTCCATGTTGGCTGTGTCCATGTTGGCTGTGTCCATGTTGGCTGTGTCCATGTTGGCCTTTGGTGTGGAAGAAAAGCAGCTGAGGGGCATTCCAGTGAACTCCTCCTCTTTCTGGGGCAATCCATGGAAGACGGTTGTGTTTTCAGTTTCTCTAAGCTCCTCCTTGTACTCTTCCGGGAGTGATGGTTGGTCCGGCTTTGATATTTGGGCGGTCTGAGATAAATGAACCCTTACGTGTTTAAATAAAAAGGATATCCTGCTATAACCTTTCTTGCAGACTTTACACTTGTATAACTGCTCCCCGGAGTGTTCACGGAAGTGGGCCATGAAATCTGGCCTATTGGTAAAGATCTTTCCACACACGCTGCATCTGTAGGGCTTCTTGTGCCCCTTCACATGTATGTCAAGTTCAGCATACGACCGGACGATCTGCCCGCATATCAAACAGGAGTGCGTTTTCCCTTTCTTGTGGTCCCGGCTGTGGATCTTTAGAAGGTTTTTGCTGGGGAAGACTTCTTGGCATTGTTCACAGCTGTATAAGGCGGCCTGCGGGGCTCCCAGTGGTGTCCCGGTGGCTGTGGTGTCCGGTGGCATCCCGGTGGCTATTGGCAAGGTGTCCGGTGGTGTCCTGGTGGCCCTCCGGCAGGAATTCAGGTGTTTTTCGGTCAGTCCCTGGTGGGTCCTCATGTGTTTCCTTAGCACCAAATCTTTGTCAAAGCTTTTTTCGCACAAAGGGCACTTGTAGAGGTGTTCTTGGAAGTGTGACTTCTGGTGTAAAAGGAGGTACATTTGCTGGCGGTAAGATTTTCCGCAGTCCTCGCACGCGAATGGCTTCTTTACGTTTTGCTTCAGCATGTCACAGTAGCATCTTAAGATGCCATTACACTCGAGGCATTTTGGCTCTAGGCTGGAATCGCGTAACATTTTCTTCCTGAAAGAGGCAAGGCTGTTCTGCTCCTTTTGGTGCGACTCCGGAATGTTCTGGGTTGGATCGGGAGGTTCACATCCTACAACAAAATGACAAAATGATTACAACACTGCAAGATTGTGACATACAGATAAAGGCCAGGAAAAAAAGAACAAGTAAAAGGTCCACTTAAGGGAAAATATTGTATTCTGGCGACTGACAGTGGTGTTGCCTGCCTTTGGGTTGAATTAGGCAAACATGACACAGGGTTCTCTGGGAGGCAGATTGAGGGGCTTCAGAGTATCTGTTTTGAACAGAGGAAATTACCTTTTCAGTTTTCCCTGGATGCTCCCTGATTTGGGTCTGGAGTTcagagactttaaccacttaagccccggaccaatatgctggctaaagacccaaggggtttttacagttcgggactgcgtcgctttaacagacaattgcgcggtcgtgcgacgtggctcccaaacaaaattggcgtccttatttccccacaaatacagctttcttttggtggtatttgatcacctctgcggcttttattttttgcgctataaacaaaaatagagcgacaattttaaaaaaaatgcaatatttttttactttttgctgtaataaatttcccccaaaaacatatataaattttttttccctcagtttaggccgatacgtattcttctacctatttttggtaaaaaaaaaaatcgcaataatcgtttatcggttggtttgcgcaaaatttatagcgtttacaaaataggggatagtttttttgcattttaattttttttactagcaatggcggcgatcagcgatttttttcgtgactgcgacattatggcggacacttcggacaattttgacacatttttgggaccattgtcattttcacagcaaaaaatgcatttaaattgcattctttattgtgaaaaggacagttgcagtttgggagttaaacacagggggcgctgtaacatttagggatcacctagtgtgtgtttactagtgtaggggggtgtggctgtaggactgacaccatcgatctagtcttccctataaaagggatcactcgatcgatgcgctggccacagtgaagcacggggaagccgtgtttacatacggctctccccgttcttcagctccggggagcgatcgcgacggagcagctaaaaacaaatagccgcgccgtcgtcccggatcgctccccgagcggacccgacctccgcatgtaccgggggggggtcccgatcggaaaccccccacccacgtctagcagaggacgtacaggtacgtgattgtgcctgtccgtgccattctgccgacgtaaatgtacatgaggaggtcgggaagtggttaaagagctttAGGATTGAGGAAACCTCCAACCTAGTGTCCAGGGTTTATGAGAGACCAGCAGGCTTTATAATCTAGGGCCTGGTCATAGCAAAGGGCTACAGGGCTAAGTAGTGGCAGATAGAAGACAGGGGGTGCATTGTCCAGAGGAAAGGGGCGTGGGCATGCTCCTGAAGCCATCTATCAGTTATGACGAAACACGTTGGACGGGGCTCCCACTATCATCACTTTCAGTCTTCAAAGCAAACACTGCGTTTCCTGGTTACTTGCCATTGTAATAAAAGTCTATGTGAGTGGTGGCGGTGTCCTTATAAATCGGATTTTGCTTGTTCCAGCAATATcattatggacttttatttatcATTTACTCTTTACACGGCTAGTTTATATGGGACTTTGATCTAGTTCCTTCAGCGCTACaccacccctttaaagtctaTGTGAGGGCTTATGTATTCAATGGCTTCTGGTAACTGTGGTTGTGGGGTGACCTGGCTTTGGGTTGAAATAGGCAAAAATGACAAAGTGTTCTCAAAGATGTAGATTGAGGGGCTTCAACGTGTCTATTCTGGACAGAGAAAATTTCCTTTTTGGTTTTCTACAGATACTCTCAGGTTAGGGTCTGCAGTTCAGAGACTGAAGAGCTTTGGGATCGAAGAAGCCTCAAACCCAGTATCCAGGTTTTACGAGATTCCAGCAGACTTTATAATGTAGGGCAGggttgcccaaccttttgaagagcgagggccacgtaagtgacttggtaaccagtcgcgggccacaataaacggagagggtggatggcatgtccgtgtctgctctgcctaTGTAGAGCGGACACGGATACAGCCcactatattctttttttttgtagatcacattggaggtaggacacaagtcggtttatatctgccactacttagaggtgaacggagggtccaattggtcggactgTCCATTATGAAAAGGGGCACAAGGCTTTATCCGCACCACGGGTGCAACAcaatgtacctttggctttcccgcactttgcaatagactttatTATATTCTATACATTTggagcactttcagaaagctcaccaaacttgcaggtaataacagaagtctatggctcagtgcggGTAAACTGCTCGGCACcggcagatcagtttgaaagcagcccagtaaccactgtagaatagatatgcccatatatacaatgtcattttagtaataaactgacctttaaccacttaaggaccacctccttcacatatacgtcggcagaatggcacatccacgtacaggtacgtcctgtactagtacccagccgtgggtcgcaggcgcgctcctgcgacccggtccgaagctccgggac
This genomic window contains:
- the LOC120941710 gene encoding zinc finger protein 569-like isoform X4 translates to MHVTFNDVAVYMTEEEWRKLDSGQLQLYMEVMNENYASLQSLGLPVPEPELLQRAKQQMWRKRPLYEAGERSYKPLRPGLPVPDPELLQRAKQQMWRKRPLYEAGERSYKPLRPASYGLGETISRTSGYPEIEENGIDMDTLKKDPILCKQKLQDWELEHHMIAALGCEPPDPTQNIPESHQKEQNSLASFRKKMLRDSSLEPKCLECNGILRCYCDMLKQNVKKPFACEDCGKSYRQQMYLLLHQKSHFQEHLYKCPLCEKSFDKDLVLRKHMRTHQGLTEKHLNSCRRATRTPPDTLPIATGMPPDTTATGTPLGAPQAALYSCEQCQEVFPSKNLLKIHSRDHKKGKTHSCLICGQIVRSYAELDIHVKGHKKPYRCSVCGKIFTNRPDFMAHFREHSGEQLYKCKVCKKGYSRISFLFKHVRVHLSQTAQISKPDQPSLPEEYKEELRETENTTVFHGLPQKEEEFTGMPLSCFSSTPKANMDTANMDTANMDTANMDSEQTLKVRNEHPVEFEPVEKGKRIKCKKCKKRFRYRESFRRHRKSHQIRFTCRRCGQVFRKLVELYLHRREHKSYRPFMCKHCTKTFSSRSLLLLHLRSHDLSEKGSRYPCAYCRKVYRSQANCIFHQKTHIYKPAESPPENNFATFSNIQITPFSDQNSVANTPCEEVLPAKISIKPANGPPKTNFATFGNIQIAPFSDQKSVANTPCEEVLPAKISVKPANGPPKTNFATFGNIQIAPFSDQKSVANTPCEEVLPAKISVKPANGPPKTNFATFGNIQITPFSDQKSVANTPCEGLPAKISVKPANGPPKTNFATFGNIQIAPFSDQKSVANTLCEEGLPAKIFVKPANGPPKTNLATFGNIQIAPFSDQKSVANTLCDGLPAKNPVKPANGPPKTNLTTFGNIQITPFSDQKSVANTPCEGLPAKISVNLANGPPKTNLTTFGNIQIAPFSDQKSVANTPCEEGLPAKISVKPANGPPKTNLTTFGNIQIAPFSHQKSVANTPCEEGLPVKISVKPANGPPKTNLMTFGNIQIAPFSDQKSVANTPCEEGLPAKISVKPANGPPKTNLTTFGNIQIAPFSDQKSVENTPCEEGPPTKIYVKQVSYWPCL
- the LOC120941710 gene encoding zinc finger protein 184-like isoform X2; the protein is MAPCTRKLFLHWEIVLCNSPQGKVGCPQMPYQLPFQYFNTQVKADHHWRGLLTYGKGCRSGVPVLRRGAYFVYMMHVTFNDVAVYMTEEEWRKLDSGQLQLYMEVMNENYASLQSLGLPVPEPELLQRAKQQMWRKRPLYEAGERSYKPLRPGLPVPDPELLQRAKQQMWRKRPLYEAGERSYKPLRPASYGLGETISRTSGYPEIEENGIDMDTLKKDPILCKQKLQDWELEHHMIAALGCEPPDPTQNIPESHQKEQNSLASFRKKMLRDSSLEPKCLECNGILRCYCDMLKQNVKKPFACEDCGKSYRQQMYLLLHQKSHFQEHLYKCPLCEKSFDKDLVLRKHMRTHQGLTEKHLNSCRRATRTPPDTLPIATGMPPDTTATGTPLGAPQAALYSCEQCQEVFPSKNLLKIHSRDHKKGKTHSCLICGQIVRSYAELDIHVKGHKKPYRCSVCGKIFTNRPDFMAHFREHSGEQLYKCKVCKKGYSRISFLFKHVRVHLSQTAQISKPDQPSLPEEYKEELRETENTTVFHGLPQKEEEFTGMPLSCFSSTPKANMDTANMDSEQTLKVRNEHPVEFEPVEKGKRIKCKKCKKRFRYRESFRRHRKSHQIRFTCRRCGQVFRKLVELYLHRREHKSYRPFMCKHCTKTFSSRSLLLLHLRSHDLSEKGSRYPCAYCRKVYRSQANCIFHQKTHIYKPAESPPENNFATFSNIQITPFSDQNSVANTPCEEVLPAKISIKPANGPPKTNFATFGNIQIAPFSDQKSVANTPCEEVLPAKISVKPANGPPKTNFATFGNIQIAPFSDQKSVANTPCEEVLPAKISVKPANGPPKTNFATFGNIQITPFSDQKSVANTPCEGLPAKISVKPANGPPKTNFATFGNIQIAPFSDQKSVANTLCEEGLPAKIFVKPANGPPKTNLATFGNIQIAPFSDQKSVANTLCDGLPAKNPVKPANGPPKTNLTTFGNIQITPFSDQKSVANTPCEGLPAKISVNLANGPPKTNLTTFGNIQIAPFSDQKSVANTPCEEGLPAKISVKPANGPPKTNLTTFGNIQIAPFSHQKSVANTPCEEGLPVKISVKPANGPPKTNLMTFGNIQIAPFSDQKSVANTPCEEGLPAKISVKPANGPPKTNLTTFGNIQIAPFSDQKSVENTPCEEGPPTKIYVKQVSYWPCL
- the LOC120941710 gene encoding zinc finger protein 569-like isoform X3, producing the protein MAPCTRKLFLHWEIVLCNSPQGKVGCPQMPYQLPFQYFNTQVKADHHWRGLLTYGKGCRSGVPVLRRGAYFVYMMHVTFNDVAVYMTEEEWRKLDSGQLQLYMEVMNENYASLQSLGLPVPEPELLQRAKQQMWRKRPLYEAGERSYKPLRPGLPVPDPELLQRAKQQMWRKRPLYEAGERSYKPLRPASYGLGETISRTSGYPEIEENGIDMDTLKKDPILCKQKLQDWELEHHMIAALGCEPPDPTQNIPESHQKEQNSLASFRKKMLRDSSLEPKCLECNGILRCYCDMLKQNVKKPFACEDCGKSYRQQMYLLLHQKSHFQEHLYKCPLCEKSFDKDLVLRKHMRTHQGLTEKHLNSCRRATRTPPDTLPIATGMPPDTTATGTPLGAPQAALYSCEQCQEVFPSKNLLKIHSRDHKKGKTHSCLICGQIVRSYAELDIHVKGHKKPYRCSVCGKIFTNRPDFMAHFREHSGEQLYKCKVCKKGYSRISFLFKHVRVHLSQTAQISKPDQPSLPEEYKEELRETENTTVFHGLPQKEEEFTGMPLSCFSSTPKANMDTANMDTANMDTANMDSEQTLKVRNEHPVEFEPVEKGKRIKCKKCKKRFRYRESFRRHRKSHQIRFTCRRCGQVFRKLVELYLHRREHKSYRPFMCKHCTKTFSSRSLLLLHLRSHDLSEKGSRYPCAYCRKVYRSQANCIFHQKTHIYKPAESPPENNFATFSNIQITPFSDQNSVANTPCEEVLPAKISIKPANGPPKTNFATFGNIQIAPFSDQKSVANTPCEEVLPAKISVKPANGPPKTNFATFGNIQIAPFSDQKSVANTPCEEVLPAKISVKPANGPPKTNFATFGNIQITPFSDQKSVANTPCEEGLPAKIFVKPANGPPKTNLATFGNIQIAPFSDQKSVANTLCDGLPAKNPVKPANGPPKTNLTTFGNIQITPFSDQKSVANTPCEGLPAKISVNLANGPPKTNLTTFGNIQIAPFSDQKSVANTPCEEGLPAKISVKPANGPPKTNLTTFGNIQIAPFSHQKSVANTPCEEGLPVKISVKPANGPPKTNLMTFGNIQIAPFSDQKSVANTPCEEGLPAKISVKPANGPPKTNLTTFGNIQIAPFSDQKSVENTPCEEGPPTKIYVKQVSYWPCL
- the LOC120941710 gene encoding zinc finger protein 184-like isoform X1; its protein translation is MAPCTRKLFLHWEIVLCNSPQGKVGCPQMPYQLPFQYFNTQVKADHHWRGLLTYGKGCRSGVPVLRRGAYFVYMMHVTFNDVAVYMTEEEWRKLDSGQLQLYMEVMNENYASLQSLGLPVPEPELLQRAKQQMWRKRPLYEAGERSYKPLRPGLPVPDPELLQRAKQQMWRKRPLYEAGERSYKPLRPASYGLGETISRTSGYPEIEENGIDMDTLKKDPILCKQKLQDWELEHHMIAALGCEPPDPTQNIPESHQKEQNSLASFRKKMLRDSSLEPKCLECNGILRCYCDMLKQNVKKPFACEDCGKSYRQQMYLLLHQKSHFQEHLYKCPLCEKSFDKDLVLRKHMRTHQGLTEKHLNSCRRATRTPPDTLPIATGMPPDTTATGTPLGAPQAALYSCEQCQEVFPSKNLLKIHSRDHKKGKTHSCLICGQIVRSYAELDIHVKGHKKPYRCSVCGKIFTNRPDFMAHFREHSGEQLYKCKVCKKGYSRISFLFKHVRVHLSQTAQISKPDQPSLPEEYKEELRETENTTVFHGLPQKEEEFTGMPLSCFSSTPKANMDTANMDTANMDTANMDSEQTLKVRNEHPVEFEPVEKGKRIKCKKCKKRFRYRESFRRHRKSHQIRFTCRRCGQVFRKLVELYLHRREHKSYRPFMCKHCTKTFSSRSLLLLHLRSHDLSEKGSRYPCAYCRKVYRSQANCIFHQKTHIYKPAESPPENNFATFSNIQITPFSDQNSVANTPCEEVLPAKISIKPANGPPKTNFATFGNIQIAPFSDQKSVANTPCEEVLPAKISVKPANGPPKTNFATFGNIQIAPFSDQKSVANTPCEEVLPAKISVKPANGPPKTNFATFGNIQITPFSDQKSVANTPCEGLPAKISVKPANGPPKTNFATFGNIQIAPFSDQKSVANTLCEEGLPAKIFVKPANGPPKTNLATFGNIQIAPFSDQKSVANTLCDGLPAKNPVKPANGPPKTNLTTFGNIQITPFSDQKSVANTPCEGLPAKISVNLANGPPKTNLTTFGNIQIAPFSDQKSVANTPCEEGLPAKISVKPANGPPKTNLTTFGNIQIAPFSHQKSVANTPCEEGLPVKISVKPANGPPKTNLMTFGNIQIAPFSDQKSVANTPCEEGLPAKISVKPANGPPKTNLTTFGNIQIAPFSDQKSVENTPCEEGPPTKIYVKQVSYWPCL